One Picrophilus oshimae DSM 9789 genomic region harbors:
- the zfx gene encoding zinc-containing ferredoxin, with the protein MVKLESLDYKPKPIDQNFLSDEEHYPVTGEHNGHKVRAGGVQRMDAEGKPYPTKNGIHGSIVAVDWEACIADGGCMDVCPVSLFEWALNPGNSGTGNDKKISPDDKENYDKYRTDKCDPVRENECIFCMACESVCPTLAIKINPS; encoded by the coding sequence TTGGTTAAGTTAGAATCACTTGATTACAAGCCAAAACCAATAGACCAGAACTTCCTCAGCGATGAGGAGCATTACCCGGTCACTGGTGAGCACAACGGCCACAAGGTAAGGGCCGGTGGAGTGCAGAGGATGGATGCGGAGGGAAAGCCATACCCAACAAAGAACGGCATACACGGCTCAATAGTCGCAGTTGACTGGGAGGCATGCATAGCTGATGGTGGCTGCATGGATGTATGCCCTGTTTCATTATTTGAGTGGGCACTCAATCCGGGCAACTCAGGTACAGGCAACGACAAAAAGATATCACCGGATGATAAGGAAAACTACGACAAGTACAGGACTGACAAGTGCGATCCTGTCAGGGAAAATGAATGTATATTCTGCATGGCATGTGAGAGCGTTTGCCCGACACTTGCAATAAAGATAAATCCGTCCTAA